The DNA segment TTATTGGTAAAGTAATTAAAAAAGATGCAATAAAAAATACGCACGTAGACAATTTAGATGTTTTAACGGCAGGTCCAGTGCCACCAAATCCATCTGAATTAATTGGTTCAAAAAAATTTGAAGAATTGTTTCAACATTTATTAGCAGAGTACGATTTTATTGTAATAGACACTCCGCCAGTGACTACTGTGACTGATGCACAATTGTATGCACAGTTGGTAGAAAATTGCATCTTAGTCATTGATAGTGAAAAAAATGATAAGAAAGAAGTCATTAAAGCCAAAGAATTACTAGAAAAATCTTTTGGAAAAGTAATTGGTGTTGTATTTAATAAGTCAAAAGTAGAAAAGAATTCAAATTATTACAATTACTATGGAGATGAGGGCAATGTTTGATATACATAATCATATTTTGATTAATGTAGATGATGGGCCTCAATCGAAAGAAGAAGCTATTACTTTACTTAAGCAAGCATCGAACGAAGGCGTGACAGATATTATTGCCACACCACATCACTTAACGACACGTTTTAATAATGATATTCAATCAGTAAAAAATAATATCAATACTTTAAAAGAGTTAATCAATGAAGAAAAAATAAATATCAATATATACCATGGCCAAGAGATAAGAATAACGGATCGTATTATTGAGGAAATTGATACAGGTTCTATTTCCGGAATAAATGATTCGCAATATCTATTAATTGAATTCCCTTCTAATGAAGTTCCACATTATACACAAAATCTTTTTTATACATTACAAAATATGGGATATATTCCAATCATCGCACATCCAGAGAGAAACAAAGTTATTAGTCAAGACTTGGATGTGCTTTTTGATTTGGTCAACAGTGGCGCTTTAGCACAACTTACTTCTGGATCATTGACAGGTCAATTTGGTAAAAAAGTAACGCAAAATTCAATCAAAATGATAGAAAATAACTTGGTACATTTTATTGCTTCAGATGCACATAGCACAAACGAAAGACCATTTATAATGAATTCACTCTTCGATAACAAGAAATTAGAAGATTATCATGGGGATTTAAATGAATATTTAACAAATGCAAAAAAATTAATAAATAATGAAAAAATCACTAAATATAGACCAATTCAAGATTATAAAAAGAAAAAGTGGTTTGGGATATTTTAGAAATAAATAAATGAGGGATGTTTTGTGACACAGATTTCAAAGAAAGTTCGCTTAATGGGACTAATATTAATCGATTCATTAATAGTGACTTTCTCAGTATTTTTAGGATATTTTATTCTAGAACCCTATTTTGAAAATTATTCAATAAAAGTATTATTGTTTTCCGCAATCAGTCTTTTGGTATTTCACCATTTATTTGCTGCGTTATTTAACTTATATCATCGTGCTTGGGAATATGCGAGTGTAAGTGAATTATTGCTAGTAGTTCGGGCAGTTTCTAGTTCTATTATTGCCACGATTGTTATCGTACCAATATTTACAGGAATATCACCATTTTTTAGATTGTATTTCATTACGTGGATGATGCATCTCATACTCATAGGTGGTTCAAGGATATTTTGGAGAATTTATCGAAAATACATTGTAGGGAAATCGGTAAAAAAAACGCCAACGCTTATTGTAGGAGCTGGGCAAGGTGGATCTTTACTAATACGACAAATGTTAAGAAGCCCTAATATGAGAATGGAACCAGTCTTAGCAGTAGATGATGATATCAATAAACAACGTATTGCGATTGCTGAAGGTGTCAAAGTACAAGGTGTTATCAATGATATACCGATGCTTGTAAAGAAATATGAAATTAAAAAAATTATTATTGCTATTCCAACTTTAAGCGCAGATAGGCTAAAAGAAATTAACGAAATTTGTAATATCGATGGCGTAGAAATGTTTAAAATGCCAAGCATAGAAGATGTAATGTCGGGAGAATTGGAAGTAAACCAACTTAAAAAAGTGAAAATTGAAGACTTGTTAGGAAGAGACCCAGTTGAACTAGATATGGCAATGATTTCTAAAGAATTAACAAATAAAACAATCATGATAACGGGTGCTGGAGGCTCTATTGGCTCAGAAATCTGTAGGCAAGTATGTAAATTTAAGCCTAATAAAATTATTTTACTTGGTCATGGAGAGAATAGCATTTATTTAATCCACCATGAGCTAACTAATAAATACGGTAAAGAGATTGAAGTTATCCCAGTTATCGCAGATATTCAAAACAAAACGCGTTTACAAGAAGTGGTAAATGAATTTAAACCATATGTAATCTACCATGCTGCAGCACATAAACACGTACCATTAATGGAATACAACCCTAGAGAAGCAGTAAGAAACAATATTATTGGTACAAGGAATATTGCTGAAACGGCAAAAGAAGTAGGAATACGAAAGTTTGTAATGATATCAACTGATAAAGCTGTTAACCCACCTAATGTGATGGGGGCATCAAAGCGTGTTGCTGAAATGATTATACAAAGTTTAAATGAACCAGAAGGTAGCACTGACTTTGTCGTTGTACGCTTTGGTAATGTATTAGGTTCTAGAGGTTCAGTAATTCCTTTATTTAAGAAACAAATAGAAGCGGGTGGACCAGTTACAGTAACCCATCCTGATATGACGCGTTATTTTATGACTATACCAGAAGCTTCAAGACTTGTATTACAAGCAGGTGCCTTAGCACAAGGTGGAGAAGTATTTGTTTTAGATATGGGTGAACCAGTCAAAATTGTAGATTTAGCTCGAAATCTTATTCGTTTGAGTGGAAAAAAAGAAGAAGATATTGGAATCGAATTTTCTGGGATACGACCTGGAGAAAAGCTATATGAAGAATTATTAAATGAAAATGAAATACATCCAGAGCAAGTATATGAAAAAATATATATTGGTAAAGTTCGTCTCGAAAATAAATCAGAATTATATGAATTTATAGAAGAATTAAGCGAACATTTTGATAAAGAACAATTAATTAAGTTTGTAAATAAATAGTTTTATATTACAGTTTTTAAAGGAGCTAATAATTGTGGGATTAAATAGAAAAGTAGCAGTAATTGGATTAGGTTATGTAGGAATGCCTCTAGCAGTTGCATTTGCAAAGCATTTTGAGGTTATTGGATTTGATATTGATGCAGAGAAAATTGAAAAATATAAAAACAATATTGACCCAACAGGAGAAATTGGTAGTGAGAAATTAAAGGAAACGACACTGAACTTTACTTCATCAGAGGAAGAGATAAAAGATGCAGATTTTTATATAGTAACAGTGCCTACACCTATCAACCAAGATAATACACCTGATTTAAAACCTGTGGAAGGTGCAACTAAACTAGTAGCAAAATATGTTAATAAAGGTGATTATATCATTTATGAATCAACTGTATATCCTGGTGTAACAGAAGATATATGCGTTCCATTAATCGAGGAAATTTCTGGTTTAAATTCACCTCATGATTTTAAAGTTGGTTATTCACCAGAAAGAATTAATCCAGGCGACAAGAAAAACACAGTTGAGAATATTATAAAAATAGTTTCAGGTATTGATGATGAAGCATTAAATGTAATATCACAAATATATGGAAAAGTAATAAAAGCTGGCGTACATAAAGCTTCATCAATTAAAGTCGCTGAAAGTGCTAAAGTAGTTGAAAATAGCCAAAGAGATATCAATATTGCATTTATGAATGAATTATCACAAGTATTTAATCTGATGGGTATCAATACATTTGAAGTTATCGAAGCTATGAATACAAAATGGAACGCCCTTGGGTTTTACCCCGGATTAGTAGGGGGCCACTGTATTGGGGTAGATCCATATTACTTTATATATCAAGCAGAAAACTTAGGTTATTATTCACAAATAATTTCAGCAGGAAGAAAGATTAACAATCAAATGACGCAATTTGTTTCCCAAAATATAGTGAAAGAATTGATGAAAAATAATAAAGCTTCTAACTGTAACATTGTTGTAGCGGGATTAACTTTTAAAGAGGATACACCAGATTTTAGAAATTCAAAAGTCTTAGATGTCATAAAAGAACTAAATGACTATGGAATTAAACCAAATATAGTAGACCCGTTCGCAAAAAGTTTTAAAGGAGAAATTGATGGTGTAATTACCAGTGAGTTTAAATCCGATAAACCTATTGATGTACTGATCTATGCTGTAAATCATAAAGCATTTAAAGATATTGAAGATGAGACATTTATAAATAGCTTAAATCAAGATTCAGCTATAATTGTAGATTTAAAAAATAGATTTAAACAATATGCTAGTGATAAAAGAAAATACTGGTCATTATAAAAAGAAAGAGGGAATCTGTTTGAAAATATTGCATATAAACAGTAATTATTTACATTCACCTTTATATAGTGAGATGTTAAGAAGGTTAGAATATTTTAACATTTACAATGATGTAATAATGCCTAGGAAAAAAGCGGATAATAAACATCTTAACTCAAATTTATTAGAAACAAATTCGAAAATTTATAATTCTCAAATAATTAATAAAGCTGATAGATTCTTATATTTTAGAAAACAAAGAAAAATTAATAATTGGGTTAAAAGTTTAGAAGTTGATTATACTAAGTATGACATAGTACATGCTCATACTTTATTTTCAGATGGATATCAGGCTTACATTTCTAATAGACCATATGTAGTTACTATAAGAAATACAGACGTTAATTATTATCTAAAATATTTTAAACACTTGTATCCTGTTGCTAAAAATATAATTAACAAAGCAAAAAAAATAATTTTTCTTTCTGAATCATATAAAGAAAAATTTCTTGTTAAATTATTTAAGAATGAAAATACAAGAAGTAAAGTTGCTGAAAAGTCAATCGTAATCCCAAATGGCATTAATGATTTTTGGATTAATAATGCTAATAATGAAAATAAAGTGATAAAAGATGAAATTAACGTTCTTTTTATAGGAAGAATAATGAAAAATAAAAATATAGATTTTATAGCTAGAAATTTAAATGATGAAAATTTCAATAAGAAAATAAATATTTATGTAATAGGAGAAGTGATTGAAAATGAATATTATGAAAAACTAAAAAGATTCCATAATGTAGTTTTTTTAGGAAAAAAATCAAAAAACGAATTAATAAATATTATGAAATCAATGCATATATTTGCTATGGTCTCCTTTCATGAAACGTTTGGTTTAGTATATTTAGAAGCATTAACTCAAAATTTACCTCTTCTATATACAAAAAATGAAGGGTTTGATAATTACTTCGAAAATGGAAGAGTGGGTTATGCGGTGAATCCCAATAATGACGAGGAGCTTATCGATAAATTCAAAAAAATTTATAAAGAGTATAACTCACTTCAAGTAAAAATCAGTAATATAAATAAAAATGCATTTAGTTGGGAAAGTAACGCTAGAAATCATCAAAAAATATATATAAATATTTTAAATAAAAATTGGAAATATACATGAAATTTCTCAAAGATATTTTCTTAAATATTTTGTCCCAAGCATTATTTCTGGCTGTTCAACAAATAATTTTATTTCCGATTTTTGAAAGTCATTTAGGGCAAAAAGAGTTTGGTTTTTTTCTATTGTTATATGGAATTTTTAATGTTTTTACCGTTACTATAGCTACCAGTTTTACAAATCTTTATCAAAAAAAACTAAATATTTATATTGATCAATCTCGTGAAGTGAAAACATATTATATTTTTTATAAAAAGATGATAGTTTATTGTTTACTGATTTTATTAATGGTTTTCGTGGTTTTATTCTTTACGAAATTCAATACTCTAAGTTATCTTTTAATTTCAATTTTAGTAATATTAACAACTAGTAGAATGTTTCTAATAGTTTGGTACCGAGTACATAAAAATTATATTTTTATACTTTTTATTAACTTAATTTTAAGCCTAATGTATGTTTTAGTATTGGTTATAAATCCATTAACTATCTCGGAGATATTGTTGTCATTTATAGTTATTGAATTATTAGTAAATATAATTATTTACATTTTATTGAAAATAAATATAAATAGGTTTTTCGAGTATAATATGAATGATTTTAGTTATGCTTCTTTAAATTTTTTAATGTTATCTGGTTTTTCAGCTTCCTTAATGAACTATTCAGATCGTTTTCTTATAAACATATTATTGGGTGCTTCAAGTGTTACAGTGTTTTATATAGCTACACTGCCGACTAAACTTATGATCCTTCCTTTTAATATGATGTCAACTGTAATTTTAAGTTACTTAGCTAAATCTAATAATATTAATAAGCAAATTAAACGTAAACTATTATTATTATTACCAATTATATTTATAATAGTATCTTCTCTTTCTTATCTTATAGGACTATTAATAATTAAATTATTATATGATGAATATTATGATAATATCCAAAGTATTTATTTTATAGTGGTATTTACTTTTGGGTTAGTATGCGTAGATAGTATAGTACGAAGTTTTATATTGAAATACTATTCAATAATAAAAAAATCAGTTTTAGATATTTCTATTTTGTTGATTTTTATAGTTTTATCAATTTTCTTGGTTTTAATTAATCACTCACTTTTATCAATTGCATTAGCACAGTTAGTTTCAATGTTTCTAAAAGTTATTATTGAAATATTCATTCTATTAAAGTTAGAAGTCGAGGATTAGTAATTTAAATATCTAAAGGAAGGAGGAAATGATAATGGAAAATATCCAAAAAACTGGAAAATTTGAAATTAAAGTATCCACATTAATAACCGTTTGTTTATATCTACTAATTCTTATAGGTTCTATGAATGCAATGGAGTCTTCCTTGAAAATAGTAGGATTATTATCTCTTATATCGACTTTATTAGTTTCAACAATAGGAATATTAATCTTTATATTTGTCAAAAAGAATTTTTTGCCGTTACAGTTTATTATTTTATTTATTATAATAATTTCTACTGTAGTGTGTTTTTTTTCTGTAATTAATAATAGGTATGATTTGAAAGACCTAATTAATACCTTGCAGATGTTATCATGCTTTAATTTATTAGTTTTTGTATCCTGTATTAAGTTTGACTATTCAAAATTAAAATTCATTAACCTCTTTGTAACTTTATTTATTACTTTTCATTTCATAATTTGGATTATATCTGGATGTCCACGAATGTTTGCTAGTATCTATAATAATTCAAATTTAATTGGGCCGTATATGTTTTATTCATCATTTTTTTTGATATTAGGATTTAGATATTCAAAAAAGAAACTTTTATATTCTTTAATTTTATTTATGAGTTTTATATTAATATTAGCAAGTGATGCTAGATCAATTTTATTAAGTGTTTTTGTTTCTATAGTTATATTCTCTTTTTGGAAGTACATTAGTAAATCACAGATTTTATCATTTATATTCTTTATTTTATTAATTTCAGCTATATTAATGTTTGTATTTGTCTACCCTATATTACCTACCTTTTCCTTTTTTAATTCAGCTGAACAATGGATGGTAACCCATACAGGTAAAAGTATCATGTCAGGTAGAAATGTATTGTGGGTTCCATTAATAGAAATGATTAATCAAAAGCTATTTTTAGGTTATGGGCCTGGTACTTTAGCAAGTGATTTAATTGCTACTGATCAGTCGCCGCATAATTTATATTTAAATATATTAATGCAAATAGGCTACATTGGTTTGTTTTTAAATATACTTTTATTTCTTGTGATTTGGCATGGGTTAACTAAATTAAGAAATAATTTTATAGCAAGATTAGTAGGTAGTTATTTTGTAGGTATTTTAGTACATCAATCTTTTGAAATAACATTATTTCAAAACCAATTATCAGTAGGTTTATTACAATGGTTTATTTTAGCTGTGGGATTAAGTGTAGTAATTGAGACTTCATTGAGTAAGAATCATAAATAATTTAAGCATTTAAAAGGGAGATTGTATATGAAAAAAGTATGGATTTTAAATCATTATGCAACAGATAATTATTTTAATGAAGGCGGTAGACATTATTGGTTCAGCCAAAATTTAAAAAATAATGGGTATGATGTAAGTATTTTTTGCGCTAATACGCGTCATAATTCAAAAGATGTAATTAGTTTGAACGGTGGTAAGTATATAAGAAAAATAAAAAATGATATACCATTTATTTTCGTGAAATCAAGTTTATACGAAAAAAATAATTATAAACGAATCATAAACATATTAACATTTAGCAAAAATTTATTGAATCTATCTAATGAATTTGTGAGTAAATATGGGAAACCGGATATTATTGTGGCCTCTAGTGTCCACCCATTAACTTTGATGGTTGGGTTAAGAATAGCAAAGAAATTAAATATCCCTTGTATAGTGGAGATTAGAGATTTATGGCCAGAAAGTATTGTAGCTTACGGAATATTAAGTGAAAAAAATATACTAAGCAAGCTTATGTACAAATGTGAAAAGATAATTTACCAAAAAGCGGACGCAATTATAATGACATGGGAGGGTGGTAAAGACTATATCAAAAATAAAGGATGGTTTAATAAAATAAACAAAAATAAAATATACCATATTAGCAATGGTGTAGTTTTAAGTGATTTTGATTACAATAGTCAAAACTTTTTTGTAAATAAAAATCTAGAATATGATATAAAAGCGTTCGTATATACAGGATCTATTAGAAAAGTGAATAATATAGAGGTTTTAGTTGAAGCGGCGGACCTTATACAAAACAAGTATAAAAAATCAGATATAAAAATTTTAATCTACGGAAATGGTGACAAAAGAGAATATTT comes from the Staphylococcus hsinchuensis genome and includes:
- a CDS encoding polysaccharide biosynthesis tyrosine autokinase; this translates as MSRSKRNVSPLIVHNKPKSIVSEKFRGIRSNIMFSNANEEIGSVLISSEKPSSGKSTVSANLAITYAQAGYKTLVIDGDMRKPTQHYLFNLSNQSGLSNLIIGKVIKKDAIKNTHVDNLDVLTAGPVPPNPSELIGSKKFEELFQHLLAEYDFIVIDTPPVTTVTDAQLYAQLVENCILVIDSEKNDKKEVIKAKELLEKSFGKVIGVVFNKSKVEKNSNYYNYYGDEGNV
- a CDS encoding tyrosine-protein phosphatase, yielding MFDIHNHILINVDDGPQSKEEAITLLKQASNEGVTDIIATPHHLTTRFNNDIQSVKNNINTLKELINEEKININIYHGQEIRITDRIIEEIDTGSISGINDSQYLLIEFPSNEVPHYTQNLFYTLQNMGYIPIIAHPERNKVISQDLDVLFDLVNSGALAQLTSGSLTGQFGKKVTQNSIKMIENNLVHFIASDAHSTNERPFIMNSLFDNKKLEDYHGDLNEYLTNAKKLINNEKITKYRPIQDYKKKKWFGIF
- a CDS encoding polysaccharide biosynthesis protein — translated: MGLILIDSLIVTFSVFLGYFILEPYFENYSIKVLLFSAISLLVFHHLFAALFNLYHRAWEYASVSELLLVVRAVSSSIIATIVIVPIFTGISPFFRLYFITWMMHLILIGGSRIFWRIYRKYIVGKSVKKTPTLIVGAGQGGSLLIRQMLRSPNMRMEPVLAVDDDINKQRIAIAEGVKVQGVINDIPMLVKKYEIKKIIIAIPTLSADRLKEINEICNIDGVEMFKMPSIEDVMSGELEVNQLKKVKIEDLLGRDPVELDMAMISKELTNKTIMITGAGGSIGSEICRQVCKFKPNKIILLGHGENSIYLIHHELTNKYGKEIEVIPVIADIQNKTRLQEVVNEFKPYVIYHAAAHKHVPLMEYNPREAVRNNIIGTRNIAETAKEVGIRKFVMISTDKAVNPPNVMGASKRVAEMIIQSLNEPEGSTDFVVVRFGNVLGSRGSVIPLFKKQIEAGGPVTVTHPDMTRYFMTIPEASRLVLQAGALAQGGEVFVLDMGEPVKIVDLARNLIRLSGKKEEDIGIEFSGIRPGEKLYEELLNENEIHPEQVYEKIYIGKVRLENKSELYEFIEELSEHFDKEQLIKFVNK
- a CDS encoding nucleotide sugar dehydrogenase, whose protein sequence is MGLNRKVAVIGLGYVGMPLAVAFAKHFEVIGFDIDAEKIEKYKNNIDPTGEIGSEKLKETTLNFTSSEEEIKDADFYIVTVPTPINQDNTPDLKPVEGATKLVAKYVNKGDYIIYESTVYPGVTEDICVPLIEEISGLNSPHDFKVGYSPERINPGDKKNTVENIIKIVSGIDDEALNVISQIYGKVIKAGVHKASSIKVAESAKVVENSQRDINIAFMNELSQVFNLMGINTFEVIEAMNTKWNALGFYPGLVGGHCIGVDPYYFIYQAENLGYYSQIISAGRKINNQMTQFVSQNIVKELMKNNKASNCNIVVAGLTFKEDTPDFRNSKVLDVIKELNDYGIKPNIVDPFAKSFKGEIDGVITSEFKSDKPIDVLIYAVNHKAFKDIEDETFINSLNQDSAIIVDLKNRFKQYASDKRKYWSL
- a CDS encoding glycosyltransferase family 4 protein, with the translated sequence MKILHINSNYLHSPLYSEMLRRLEYFNIYNDVIMPRKKADNKHLNSNLLETNSKIYNSQIINKADRFLYFRKQRKINNWVKSLEVDYTKYDIVHAHTLFSDGYQAYISNRPYVVTIRNTDVNYYLKYFKHLYPVAKNIINKAKKIIFLSESYKEKFLVKLFKNENTRSKVAEKSIVIPNGINDFWINNANNENKVIKDEINVLFIGRIMKNKNIDFIARNLNDENFNKKINIYVIGEVIENEYYEKLKRFHNVVFLGKKSKNELINIMKSMHIFAMVSFHETFGLVYLEALTQNLPLLYTKNEGFDNYFENGRVGYAVNPNNDEELIDKFKKIYKEYNSLQVKISNINKNAFSWESNARNHQKIYINILNKNWKYT
- a CDS encoding O-antigen ligase family protein, with amino-acid sequence MENIQKTGKFEIKVSTLITVCLYLLILIGSMNAMESSLKIVGLLSLISTLLVSTIGILIFIFVKKNFLPLQFIILFIIIISTVVCFFSVINNRYDLKDLINTLQMLSCFNLLVFVSCIKFDYSKLKFINLFVTLFITFHFIIWIISGCPRMFASIYNNSNLIGPYMFYSSFFLILGFRYSKKKLLYSLILFMSFILILASDARSILLSVFVSIVIFSFWKYISKSQILSFIFFILLISAILMFVFVYPILPTFSFFNSAEQWMVTHTGKSIMSGRNVLWVPLIEMINQKLFLGYGPGTLASDLIATDQSPHNLYLNILMQIGYIGLFLNILLFLVIWHGLTKLRNNFIARLVGSYFVGILVHQSFEITLFQNQLSVGLLQWFILAVGLSVVIETSLSKNHK
- a CDS encoding glycosyltransferase family 4 protein encodes the protein MKKVWILNHYATDNYFNEGGRHYWFSQNLKNNGYDVSIFCANTRHNSKDVISLNGGKYIRKIKNDIPFIFVKSSLYEKNNYKRIINILTFSKNLLNLSNEFVSKYGKPDIIVASSVHPLTLMVGLRIAKKLNIPCIVEIRDLWPESIVAYGILSEKNILSKLMYKCEKIIYQKADAIIMTWEGGKDYIKNKGWFNKINKNKIYHISNGVVLSDFDYNSQNFFVNKNLEYDIKAFVYTGSIRKVNNIEVLVEAADLIQNKYKKSDIKILIYGNGDKREYLIDKVQKLGLTNIEFKGSVPKKYIPSILKQSYANILHNKSTQLNKYGQSQNKLFEYLAAGKPILQTYQTGYSVIDRFNAGVCLDKQTPDMIANAIIEMSNNERKSFEQGENARSAAHEFDFEKLTSKLIKVIENEEV